The DNA window ACCAATCCGAACTAAGTTTATTGCATcgcaaaaaaagaagaaaattctCTCTTGCACCCCaaccaaaattaaattcaaGGGCTTATTAAAGTTTACCTTAATTTATTGGGGTTAGAGTTAATTATGGAGGGTGAAGAGTTAACAGAGCAGGAGACAGCACTCTATGATCGTCAAATTAGGGTTTGGGGCGCTGATGCTCAACGAAGGTTCCACTTTTACTTTACCTTTGCCATTCTCAATTTCACAACTAATTTTTTCTATGTAATGATAACCAGtgagtttgttttttgtttgggTGTGTTTTAAAGACTGACCAAATCACATATATTAGTATATGGAATGAAAGGAACTGTTGCCGAGGTATAATTCTTATGCTCTTTTTCgtattttttttactgtttaacTGTGTTTGTATGTAATATGCTGTGTTGTTCTTGAGGACTTTGTTTGTGTGTGTTTGTTGTCAGTTCTGCAAGAACATAGTTCTAGCTGGAGTTGGTAGTTTGACACTGGTGGATGACCGGGCTGTTACCGAAGAGTCGTTGTCGGCTAACTTTTTAATCCCGCCGGATGAGGAGTCTTATGCTGGCAAAACTATTGCTGAGCTTTGTTGCAGCTCTTTGAAAGAGTTTAATCCTATGGTTCGTGTTTTAGTTGAGAAAGGTCTGATCTAGATTTGATCTTGTcctttatttacaaaaatttcagCTCCTAGGATGCAACTAATTGCGAACTATTGAAAATTTCTGAATTGCAGGTGATTTGTCTGGCTTTGACGCAAACTTCTTTGATAAATTTGATGTTGTAGTTGTCAGTTGCTGCACCATTACTACCAAAGTACTAGACAAACTGACTTTCTATTTAGCAAATCCTTAAATTTATACTTTAGTTACTTTATTTTCTCCTTTTGCATTCTTTTTTTAGTACTCATGTTTTAATTgcattttatgttttcattCCAGAAACTGTTAAATGAGAAGTGCCGCAAGTTATCAAAGCGTGTAGCATTTTATGCTGTGGACTGTAGAGATTCTTGTGGTGAGATTTTTGTTGATTTGCAGAAGTATATATACGCAAAGGTGAGTATCCTTCATCATTACCTTTTCATCAAGCATCTGATCATGGCTATATTGGAAAAGCATCAATTTGTTTCTATAAAAGCACCAAACTGCTCTTTTCTAT is part of the Mercurialis annua linkage group LG3, ddMerAnnu1.2, whole genome shotgun sequence genome and encodes:
- the LOC126675057 gene encoding SUMO-activating enzyme subunit 1B-1-like, translating into MEGEELTEQETALYDRQIRVWGADAQRRLTKSHILVYGMKGTVAEFCKNIVLAGVGSLTLVDDRAVTEESLSANFLIPPDEESYAGKTIAELCCSSLKEFNPMVRVLVEKGDLSGFDANFFDKFDVVVVSCCTITTKKLLNEKCRKLSKRVAFYAVDCRDSCGEIFVDLQKYIYAKKKKDETTECELQYPSFQEAISVPWRTLPRKMSKLYFAMRVIERFEEAEGRNPSEICIEDLPAVISLKKEICEAQSLNEAHIPNALLERLVMGRREFPPVCAIIGGILGQEVIKAISGKGDPLKNFFFFDAMDGKGIIEDISPTNH